AGCAGAATGTAGGTCTTTATTACAGAGGCAGTGTACCTTTGGTGTCAGTCAATGAGTcaccgaagacagccttcagtgTTGAAAAGTCTAAAGATTCACAGAAAAGCTCATCTAGCTACAATCCAGGGTATCATTCGTCTTCAACAGCTTCAAACTCAGAAGAACCTGATGAGATTCTCTGTAACATTGCTTTAAAGTTGAAAAATTCTCCaacaatgagcatcaatgcagctaaaCAACAAATGAGTTTTCTAGCTTCGATTCTAGAATCATACGAGAGTCTGGTAGCAGGGAGAATTGGAAATCCTGAgctgacaaaggaagattacaACCAGATAGATCCATTGGAGATGGAACTCATTGATATTCGACGGTGTTAGCTAGCAGCATTCGTTGAGCTCAAAGGTTCATGGAGACAACAGGAAGGTAGGATCTGGGAGGATTGTTAAGCACAAAGCTCGGTTTCGACAAGTCAAAAGTGACATGTTTTCTATGTAAACAAAAGGGTTACTTCAAGAGGGAGTATGTTAACCGAGAAGTAGCTGATCATGGTAATCCTTTCAATGATGACTACCAcaaaaaggcaatttatcatAAATCGGTGAACATACTTCTGGAGAAAGTCTAAAGCGAATCACTGGAAATTCATCAAAAGAAAAATCACAAGCTTTAGTGTTACGTAATCATGTCAAACCCAAGATTGAATATGCCAAACACAGGGTCACTCATGCAGATGAAGGGTTTAATTGGAATGATtatcttgatgatgatgatgatgatgatgaaactgCTTTAGTGGCTGAAATAAAAGAGAGTGCATTTGTAGCTGTAGTGAAAGAAAGATCGAAAGAAgaaattctgaaagagaaaacATACAGAGAAAGATGTGTTGTTGATTACAGAATTCAAGAAATGGGGAAAGAATATGAAGAAGCTAGGAATTATCGAAGATGGGACAAGAAGCGAGAGTGTTATATCAACAGTAAAGGAGAACCTCTTGTTCATCCAAGCAAAGTGGTGTATAACGACGTTCTTGCAGTAATCCCGCTATCCGGTGAATATTATGTTAAAAAGCTGGATAAGATTATCAGAGATGTCATGACAGCTCGTCTAAGACAGAGAGATGAAGAggatgaagaagaatgttgaagatCTAGTGGATGAGTTGAAGAAGGTTGTTGTAAAAGATAAAGTGGAAGTGGAAAAAGAAGAAGCAGCTGGTGAAGAAGAACAGAAACCAGTAGAAGAAGCTGTTACTGAAAAACAGCTGAATGAAGATGAtttgaagaaagaagaaaaagttaATGAGAAGCTGGAAAGATCGGTTGAAGTGGTTGATGCTGATGATGCTGCCGAGGAACAACAGAAGAAAGAAGTAGATCAGAAGCAGACGCGTGAAAAAGCCGAGGTGCCAACAACCGAGGTAAACATTTCAACTGAATCTTCTGAAGTCTTAAATAAATCTGCTGAACAGtacaagaaatgcatggaaacgtgcagtgcttgtactaaaaaagatgaaaagtttagAACAAGAGACTTAAAATTTactaaaattgaaaaagttttcaaagataaatgcaaagaaatgttagaaagtGAAAAGATTTTAAAAGATAATGATGAGAAGCTGACACAAAAATGTAaagttttagaaaaagaaaatgagattttgaaagaaaagtgtTCAGCAATGACAAAAGAGTGTTTGCAAAAAGAAAATGCatttcaagaaatgaaaaaggaatatgattcaataaaataaAACTGGCATATcatattacaaaagagtcatatgaagaagtgaaaagtcaaatgaaacttgttcaagCAAGATTGAAACATTGTTCTAAAATGTCTAATACGCTTAAGCAACAATATGAGATAAAACAACAAGTTGTAAATTCATatattgaagatgttgctgaGCTTAAACGTAAAAGAGCTGATTTAGAACAAGATAACAACAAGTTGCATAGATATCATGCTTCATCATATGttcttgaacgtattttcaacataaaaccagATGATAACGATTCTGAGAAAAATAAGAAAGGTATTGgctcagaatatcatcaggttccaccaccgttTGAGAAAAAAATTCACATTCTATGATGACGAGAAGGTGGAAAAAGATTtcaacatggttgatcaattGCCAAATAatattgacataacctattccatatctgatgattctgatgattcagaggtggtaggtaaggtcgttgaaagtgttttGCAAGATGAATCTACCAAAACAGATAAATCCGAGTCACAAAATGAAAATGAGGGAAGTTTTCATGAGAGTtatcttaaaaattcaaaatctgaAAAGAATGCAAATGAttattcaaaaggattggtttatatcatgattggatcagacaaattattttcAGACGTTGAagtcccgattcagaatgtgatccTGGAAATGGTTGACAAGATTTTCAAATTGGTAGATATTGAAAAGTCTGAAATTGAAAAGTTTGCTGGAAAGagcaagaaaactttttataacaaacctggttacatTAGCTTTATGAAACCTCACGTATTTGTTAGTGTAAAAGACGTGTCCCTGGGTTTTAATTGTCAAATTAGCTTTTGATATCGTTTCTCATATTGTAGTGTGCTTCTCTTCAGAAATTCCACCTCTACTTACCCAGTGAGTGTGGATGTAACTTCGAGTTCCAGACGCATCTTTATCATTGCTACGAGCATTTTGACTCGAATTCCAGAAGAAGAGAATAGATTCACTCCTAACTTTCAATTTGTCTCGGTTTTCAACCGAGTCCTAAGCAGCGGTTTGGCGAAGTTATGTTGTTATCTGAAGACTGCTTGCTTGGCGTATTATAGCTGAAATGTTTTTGTTTGTATTTTTACATGTTATGtcttttatgtaatttgtatTAAAGAATAATAAAATTTACTTTTTTTTCATTCGATGTATATTAGTGTAGTAAATTACCATGCAAAATAAATTAccatgcaaaaaaaaaattagaaaagtaATCTGTTTGGGCCGTCCTTACGTAGCATGTGGGCTGTTTAGGCCGAAACAATAGAAAATAATTTTAGATCTGTTTGGGCTTTTCATGTGTTTGGGCCGTTCATTTATGAAAATAAACTTAAATGTTAATGAAAAAAAAGAATTTGAACAGCCTTTTTTAACTGTTGCACACGGCGTTTCAACACCCTCATTTACCCACTATAAAAACCCTCAACACGTTCACTTTTCACCACGCcgtttcaaaataaaaaattctCAGCCGTTTTCAATATAAAGCTTCTCCGACGCCGTCAACGACCGAGCTGAAAATGGCCACTCCCTGGACAGATGTTGAAGATATTGCTCTTTGCGAAGCATAGGAGGAGGCCCTGACCGATCCTCCACAACGCGGACAGGGGGGCTCTGGGTTCGTGTTCAACAGATTTTTGGGCAACTCCGTGGTCCGGACCACAACCGGACCGTGGACGCATTATCCTCTAGGTTTCGTGTCCTACGGTTGGAATGTGAGAGGTTTAACCGATATTTCAAGAAGGTGGAGACAGAAATGCCGGACCTTGGTGAGGACGATCAGAAGGAGGTGACCCTCATCAACTACCGTCATGATGAGGGACATGAATTCAAACATGTCTCTGAGTGGGAGGCTATTAGGATatggttttataattttttttttattatgttttgtttaatattttagtgtttaatTTTATTATcttatgtttaatgtttaatatttatgtttgttatattaatataaaaaagtTTTGGGCTTAAATTTATGTTTTATAATGTTTGAGTCCATTAACAAACGGCTTGGGCCCAAGTATTACATAATAAAACCGGCCGTTCATTTAAAACGTTGTGGGCTGTTTGGGCCCAAACATTAGAGAATTAATCTTTTGGGCCGTCCATATATAGCGTGTGGGTTGTTTAGCCCCGAATATGTTTTATAAAACGGGCCCAAGTATTGCAAAATAAAACGGGC
This is a stretch of genomic DNA from Helianthus annuus cultivar XRQ/B chromosome 16, HanXRQr2.0-SUNRISE, whole genome shotgun sequence. It encodes these proteins:
- the LOC110887577 gene encoding uncharacterized protein LOC110887577, with translation MIERFCHLKIELDRFGITKTREEIIDKITEALPRIDQWQTFVFILKNDVLYDTITLDALIEKIESHELELQKQSKVSNSSYQQNVGLYYRGSVPLVSVNESPKTAFSVEKSKDSQKSSSSYNPGYHSSSTASNSEEPDEILCNIALKLKNSPTMSINAAKQQMSFLASILESYESLVAGRIGNPELTKEDYNQIDPLEMELIDIRRVTHADEGFNWNDYLDDDDDDDETALVAEIKESAFVAVVKERSKEEILKEKTYRERCVVDYRIQEMGKEYEEARNYRRWDKKRECYINSKGEPLVHPSKVVYNDVLAVIPLSGEYYVKKLDKIIRDVMTARLRQRDEEDEEEYKVEVEKEEAAGEEEQKPVEEAVTEKQLNEDDLKKEEKVNEKLERSVEVVDADDAAEEQQKKEVDQKQTREKAEVPTTEQQYEIKQQVVNSYIEDVAELKRKRADLEQDNNKLHRYHASSYVLERIFNIKPDDNDSEKNKKGIGSEYHQVPPPFEKKIHIL